In Bacillus sp. 2205SS5-2, the sequence GAAACGTAGTTGGACCAGAGCTAGGTGTTAAAGCATCCGGTGGAGTTCGTAGTCGTGAAGATGCTCTAGCTATGATAGAAGCAGGAGCAACTCGTATTGGAGCAAGTTCAGGTGTCTCAATTGTGAACGGTGAGGTTTCGACAAAAGACTATTAAAAGAGGGATAAGTTATGAAAGAGGTTTTATTAAGTGTCCTTGCAGGGATTATCATCGGCGTTGTTTTTAAGTTTATGAAACTGCCTTTACCTGCTCCACCTGTACTTGCAGGTGTAATGGGAATATTTGGTGTCTACTTCGGTGGCGTTTTGGTTGATTGGATATTAAAGCTAATAAATGCATAATCCT encodes:
- a CDS encoding XapX domain-containing protein, with translation MKEVLLSVLAGIIIGVVFKFMKLPLPAPPVLAGVMGIFGVYFGGVLVDWILKLINA